Proteins found in one Miscanthus floridulus cultivar M001 chromosome 4, ASM1932011v1, whole genome shotgun sequence genomic segment:
- the LOC136551418 gene encoding uncharacterized protein, whose protein sequence is MAPSSKYTLIALLVAFAVVLPSLLHQSAAARDGGAAKAAAAAPAPSANGEVVLHPTATYEIPDLPLPRIIPCPPAFPKIPFIPCYNVTPPAPPPQPKECKASLVMLMPPCSGFLTTNSSKDPSTQCCAGVSRFISGGDPSIYAPLCLCHIINGDVNQLLTAPVDHARALSLVQVCLGIDPETSTGICNDDSLRKQIPPMELPKPPTPAPGKKA, encoded by the coding sequence ATGGCGCCGTCCAGCAAGTACACGCTGATCGCGTTGCTCGTGGCCTTCGCCGTGGTCTTGCCCAGCCTGCTGCACCAATCTGCGGCCGCCAGAGACGGAGGAGCAGCCAAGGCCGCCGCGGCGGCTCCTGCGCCATCGGCCAACGGCGAAGTCGTCTTGCACCCGACGGCCACGTACGAGATCCCTGACCTGCCACTGCCGCGAATTATACCATGCCCTCCCGCGTTTCCAAAGATTCCGTTCATCCCCTGCTACAACGTGACgccgcctgcgccgccgccgcagccaaaGGAGTGCAAGGCATCGCTGGTGATGCTGATGCCTCCGTGCTCCGGTTTCCTCACCACCAACAGCAGCAAGGATCCGAGCACGCAGTGCTGCGCCGGAGTCAGTCGATTCATCAGCGGCGGCGATCCGAGCATCTATGCTCCTCTTTGCCTCTGCCACATCATTAACGGCGACGTGAACCAGCTTCTGACGGCGCCGGTGGACCACGCGCGCGCTCTGTCCCTCGTGCAAGTGTGTTTGGGAATAGACCCAGAGACATCTACGGGCATCTGCAACGACGACAGTTTGA